The DNA sequence tctttgttttcattGTTATGAAAAAGCAATAAGATGTAGTGAAATAGGAGCAAGAAttggttttctttttgtttcttgttttaaCTTAAAGAATTGACTGAATGACCTGCCGTGTTTTGATTTAATGCTTTCAATGAATTAGTAGCTTTTCAAATATTTGCAGTGTTAAACCATtgtaataatttgaaaaagtagagatgggCAAGtttatttgagaaattatACAATTCATATTTACATTGGGAATTTGCACAATTCCAGGTACACCATGACATGACTGCTCCGTTGCATCATTATTTCATATATACAGGTCACAATTCCTACTTAACCGGGAACCAGTTGAGCAGTGACTGTAGTGAAACCCCTATCGCAAAAGCTCTTGAAAACGGTGTGAGGGGGATTGAGCTTGATTTATGGCCCAATTCTACCAAAGATAGTGTGCATGTGCTTCATGGAAGGTATGGTAAGCTTCTTTGTTTACATTCCTCTATTTCCAGACGTCGCTGTTGATCGCTTGTGTTCAAGAATTAAGCTGTCAAAATCCTCGAGTATGTTTGTAGTCTACGTTTTGATTGTTGAGGATAAATTGGCAGAACGCTTACGGCTCCAGTGCCCCTCTTCAAATGCTTCAAGTCTATAAAAGAGCATGCCTTTGTTAAGTCGCCTTATCCTGTCATAATCACGTTAGAGGATCATCTCACTCCGGACCTCCAGGCTAGAGTGGCGGAGGTAACTACTTTCTGCTTTTTCTAGGTTGAATTGTTCTGAATTTATCAAGATATGGTTGTTTATGAGAATTCTCCATTTCTTAGATGGCGATGCGAATTTTTGGAGACTCGTTGTATTGCCCCGAATCAGGATACGCAGAGGACTTTCCTGCAGTTGAGTCCTTGAAGTATAAGATTATACTCTCGACGAAGCCACCTAAGGAGTATCTTGGTTCCAATCACAGCAAGGGAGGAGAAACCTCCTCACCAAAGTATAAAGATTTTTCTGATGATGAGACTGAAGCTGAATCGGAAGCTGATGACAAggtaaaatattgataaactgaattttgttttgttcaatGTTTCAACTGTCATGATGCTAACCagctttctttcttttcagCTAGAAAGCGACAGTGATTATGAGGATTACGACAGTATAACATCCGGAAATGTGGCAGCACCGGAGTACAAACGTCTGATAGCCATTCATGCTGGGAATGCCAAGAACAAGTGCTTGAGGCAGGTGCTGAGAGTCAGACTTGACAGAGCTAGACGGCTTAGTTTGAGCGAGCAAGAGCTTGAGAGGGCTGCAACCTTGTATGCTAGCGATGTCGTGAGGTATGCTTATCTCGTATTTTGTTTATGCTTTTTATTGCGACCATCTTATGATTATAGCTACTTGTTTCCACTTCTCGAACATGCTCTAGGTTCACACAAAAGCACTTGTTAAGGGTGTTTCCTAAGGGCACGCGGGTAACTTCATCAAATTTTAGTCCAATCATCGCGTGGATGCACGGAGCACAGATGGTCGCGTTTAATATGCAGGTTAGTTTTGTTTTCCCTGGATAAATGGTGCATTTAGCGAGCCACccctttttggtttttgcTTTAGGATGTAAGAGCTTTTAATCTTGCTGaaattgttgttttcttctttgatATAATAGGGATACGGAAAAGCTCTTTGGACGATGCATGGATTTTTCCGGGCGAATGGAGGCTGCGGATATTTCAAGAAACCACATTTGCTTATGAGCAAGAACTCAAACGGCGATGTGTTTGATCCCAAACTGCCATGGCCTGTGAGGTTGACATTAAAGGTGACCGGAAAGCCACAACCCGTCGATCCTTTTTCCTTTAATGCTCTCTGCAAGCTCTATCCATTTAAGTCCTCTTGTTAGTGAAATCTTGTGGTAGAGTTTCTTATGAATCATTCTCGATTTCACAGGTGATCGTGTACATGGGAGATGGGTGGCGTCTGGATTTCAGCCACACGCATTTTGATACGTACTCACCACCGGACTTCTACACGAAGGTAAGCTAGAACTTTTGAAATCTTATGATTTGATGAGTCATGCTAGTCAGTTAGACAGTACCCATATCCGAACATAAGCTCATGTCCGGTGATTAGAGGTGTCAAAACAGGTCAATCTAGCTCGGGCCGAGCTAGAACTAAATGGTCTAAGATAAAGAGTCCCTCATATTTGACATAGACAGTGATCACTCTTCTTAGTTATGTTAGGATCGTCGACTGAGTATCTCCGTTTGATCCTATGATTGTGAGGTTGCAGATATACATCATCGGTGTGCCACTAGACGCCGCCAAGTGTAAAACGAGGATAATAGAAG is a window from the Salvia hispanica cultivar TCC Black 2014 chromosome 1, UniMelb_Shisp_WGS_1.0, whole genome shotgun sequence genome containing:
- the LOC125201456 gene encoding phosphoinositide phospholipase C 6-like isoform X2, translated to MGSYNYYKMFGCFNRKFKISESEPPPDVKEAFWRYSAGAQQMTAEQLLKFMVQHQEEYNCTAVDVAEIMRHVFHRRHHELEVMSLSFTLEDFFYFLFQDDLNGPINPLVHHDMTAPLHHYFIYTGHNSYLTGNQLSSDCSETPIAKALENGVRGIELDLWPNSTKDSVHVLHGRTLTAPVPLFKCFKSIKEHAFVKSPYPVIITLEDHLTPDLQARVAEMAMRIFGDSLYCPESGYAEDFPAVESLKYKIILSTKPPKEYLGSNHSKGGETSSPKYKDFSDDETEAESEADDKLESDSDYEDYDSITSGNVAAPEYKRLIAIHAGNAKNKCLRQVLRVRLDRARRLSLSEQELERAATLYASDVVRFTQKHLLRVFPKGTRVTSSNFSPIIAWMHGAQMVAFNMQGYGKALWTMHGFFRANGGCGYFKKPHLLMSKNSNGDVFDPKLPWPVRLTLKVIVYMGDGWRLDFSHTHFDTYSPPDFYTKVADIHHRCATRRRQV
- the LOC125201456 gene encoding phosphoinositide phospholipase C 6-like isoform X1; this encodes MGSYNYYKMFGCFNRKFKISESEPPPDVKEAFWRYSAGAQQMTAEQLLKFMVQHQEEYNCTAVDVAEIMRHVFHRRHHELEVMSLSFTLEDFFYFLFQDDLNGPINPLVHHDMTAPLHHYFIYTGHNSYLTGNQLSSDCSETPIAKALENGVRGIELDLWPNSTKDSVHVLHGRTLTAPVPLFKCFKSIKEHAFVKSPYPVIITLEDHLTPDLQARVAEMAMRIFGDSLYCPESGYAEDFPAVESLKYKIILSTKPPKEYLGSNHSKGGETSSPKYKDFSDDETEAESEADDKLESDSDYEDYDSITSGNVAAPEYKRLIAIHAGNAKNKCLRQVLRVRLDRARRLSLSEQELERAATLYASDVVRFTQKHLLRVFPKGTRVTSSNFSPIIAWMHGAQMVAFNMQGYGKALWTMHGFFRANGGCGYFKKPHLLMSKNSNGDVFDPKLPWPVRLTLKVIVYMGDGWRLDFSHTHFDTYSPPDFYTKIYIIGVPLDAAKCKTRIIEDDWAPYWDQEFTFPLRIPELALLRIEVREHDRSDKDDFGGQACLPVSELRPGIRAVPLYDRKGRKFKSVRLLMRFKFE